Genomic DNA from Streptomyces sp. GS7:
TTCCGCGCCAAGCGGCCAGGCCCTACTGCCTCGTTGAGCGCCGTACGGAACGTCCGGCATGCGGCTCGTTCCGTTCTCTTCCCCTTCCCCTTCCCTTTTCCGCCCGCCGGAGGCATTTGCGGAGCGCGGCGAAACGGGGGCGGCCGGAGCCCCAACGGACTCCGGCCGCCCCCGATGCGGAGGTGAAACGCGTAACGCGCAACGCCAAAGGTGAATCGGCGTAGGCGCGTTACCAGCCGCACTAGCCGCGGCGGCGGAACGCCTTGCGGATGAAGTGCACGATCATCCAGATCACCAGGATCACGATGACGATGAACACCACGACGATCACGATGAGGAAGATGCCGAGCTTCTTGAAGAAGCCGGTCTTCTTCTTCGGCTTGCTGGACGAGAAGGAGGTCTGGTGCGTGACGTGGTGGGAGCCGGTGACGCGGTGCGTGCTGTGCCCGCCGTGCCAGCTCGTGGTGGACGCGGGGGCCGCCGCGACGCGTATCGAGGCGTCCTGGGCGGCCGTACGGGCCGGTGCCTGCTGGACTGCGGCGGTGGCCGTCGCGGAGGCGGCGGCGTCGGACAGGCCGGCGGCCGCGGCCGGTCCGGCCGCGGCGGCCAGCAGGCCGAAGAGCAGCGCCAGGACGGTGGCCGGACGACGGCGCGCCACGGATCGGCGGGCGGTGGTGCGCGGCGAACCGGGCTGCCGGCGCGCGGAGTTCGTGGGCATGAGTCGCATGGGTGGGTTTCCCCCTCGTTCGGTGCGTTCAGCCATTATGGGCTGCGGCGGGCATGGCGGCGGGCGTGCCGGTCTCCAGGAGCGAGGAGCTCTGCCGCTCCTCGTCGAAGGCCGTCCGGCCGCCCCGCAGCCCGAACAGCCGCTTGGCGACGGCGATGTAGAGCACGGCCAGGATGTTGATGGCCAGGGTGGCGATCTTGAGCCAGCTGACCTTCTCGGTCAGCTCGTAGATCTCCAGCGGCAGGAACGCCGCGGTCGCCACCACCGTCAGGTATTCCGCCCAGCGCTTGGCGCGCCACAGCCCGACGCCCTCGACGATCTCGATCAACGCGTACGCCAGCAGCAGCGAAGCCACCAGCACCAGGGTGGAGTGCTTGTAGCCGAAGGTCTTCCGGATGGTGTCGACGACCGGCGAGTGGTCCAGGTCGTAGTGGAAGTGGACGGCCACCGGGCGGATCGCGTCGAGGTTCTTGTCGAAGAACTGCCGGACCGCGTCCTGGCTGTTGCTGAACTTCCAGACGGCGATCGCCGCGAGCACGATGAACACGCCGCGCACCGCCCGCTCGACGGCCAGGAACCGCAGGATGAACAGATCGCGCAGGACCTTGCCGCGCGGGACCTGCGGGGCGTTGGCCGCCGGCCCGGTGCCGAGCGGGTCGCCCAGGACGAAGTCGCCGCAGCGCAGGCAGCGCCACGCCTCGCCGTGAGCGGTGGCCGCGCGGAGTTTCGCCTGGTGGTGCTCCTCGTGCGGAAGGTAGGTGATGTGCCCGCGCCGCGCGCAGGTGCGCCGGTCCCAGTCGATCTTCATCGTTGGTTCCCCGTTTCCCTTTCGTCGTCCCGCGCGGTACCGCGCGGCGGCCTCCTGCCGCCGCCGGCCGGTATCGCGCCGTGCCGCGTAACTGTCGCGTACATGATGCAAGCCACGGCGTACGGGGTGCTCTTACAGGGGGAGGGACGAGCAGAACGCTCCGGAGGTTGCGGGAAAGAGGCGGTGTATACGGTGCATCTCGCGCATTCCATCCATACGCGGTGCGGGTGCGGACCACCGGCGCACGACAGAGCCCCGGCGCCGAGCCCCTCCCTGGTGTTCCCCCGGGGAGGGGCCGGAGCCGGGGGCTCGCGGTCGGTCGGGGGAAACGGCGTCGGGGGAAGGCCGCCTCCCCCGGTGAGGACCGAGCCTCGACGCCCGCGCCGCTGTCAGGGGGATAAGCGTGCGGCACGGACCCCGCAGTGAGGCCCTGGTCCCGTGGGCCCCGCGGATTCCTGCCAGATCCGCCGGGCCACGCTCGCCATCCTGCCGCATCCGACCCCTCCCAACAGCCGGGCGAAGGGCCCCTCTTGGGGGGCCTTTGGTCCATAAAGCCGGTGTGAAAGGCGCAGCCGGACGAGCCGCCACGCCTCCCCCGGTCGAACACCTGTGGTTACACTCGCCCGACCGCATACCGGGAGCCGGAGCGGTCGGCGGGGCCCCGGGGCTCCGGGGGAAAGCCGCAAGGGACTGCCGTAGGGGAGACGGGACTGATGGCGACGGCGAAGAAGGTCGCGTTGTACTTGCTCATCGTTTTCGTGCTCTACACGATCATCGCCACCCCCAAGCGGGCCGCCCAGCTCGTCCAGATAGGCTTCGAGGGCATCTCGGCGGCCGCTCAGGGCGTCGGCGAGTTCATGACCCAGCTGGTCAGCTAGGGTCTAGCGGCCGGCCGCAGCGGCTGCGCACCGCCCTGCCGCACGGAGGCTCCTGTGATCCGCCACCTGGTCCTGTTCAAGCTCAACGACGGCGTCTCCCGCGACGAGGAGCGGGTGCAGGCCGGCGTCCGCGCGTTCACGGAGCTGGAGCGGCAGATCCCGGAGCTGGCGTTCTGGGAGTGCGCCTGGAACATCACCGACCGCCCGATCGCCCACGACTTCGCGATCAACTCGGCCGTCGCCGACACCGATGCCCTCAAGCGCTACCTGGAGCACCCGGCCCACCAGGCCGCCGCCGCGCAGTGGCGCGAATTCGCCACCTGGGTGATCGCCGACTACGAGTTCTGAGCCCCGGCGCCGCCCCGGCCGCCGTACGCACTCCGGCCCCCCGCTCCACGGGCGGGGGGCTTCGCCATATGCCTGTTCCGCCGTCAACTCTCGGTTCAACACGGCATTATGGGGTGCTTGCACACAGTGCACATGTCTTGTGATGCTATGACCGCTTTTGCCGGATACATGCGATACGCGAAACATGCTGCAAAAAATGCACTGTGAAGGGTGGCGTGACCGTGACGGCCCGTACTGCACCCAGGGCGCCATCCCGCGAGAGCCGAAGCGCGGACACGCGGGCGCTCACCCAGGTGCTCTTCGCCGAGCTGGCGGGACTCGAACCCGGCACCCCCGAGCACACCCGCGTCCGCGCCGCCCTGATCGAGGCCAACCTGCCGCTGGTCCGCTACGCCGCGGCCCGCTTTCGCAGCCGCAATGAGCCGATGGAGGACGTGATCCAGGTCGGCACCATCGGCCTGATCAACGCCATCGACCGGTTCGACCCGGACCGCGGCGTCCAGTTCCCGACCTTCGCCATGCCCACCGTCGTCGGCGAGATCAAACGCTACTTTCGGGACAATGTCCGGACCGTCCATGTCCCGCGCCGCCTCCACGAGCTGTGGGTGCAGGTCAACGGCGCGACCGAGGACCTGACCGTGCTGCACGGCCGCTCGCCCACCACCGCCGAGATCGCCGAGCGGCTGAAGATCGGCGAGGACGAGGTGCTGGCCTGCCTGGAGGCCGGGCGCTCGTACCACGCGACGTCACTGGAGGCCGCCCAGGAAGGCGACGGGCTGCCCGGCCTGCTGGACCGCCTCGGCTACGAGGACCCCGAGCTGGCCGGGGTCGAGCACCGCGACCTGGTGCGGCATCTGCTCGTGCAGCTGCCCGAGCGCGAGCAACGCATCCTTCTCCTCCGTTACTACAGCAATCTGACGCAGTCCCAGATCAGTGCCGAGCTGGGGGTGTCGCAGATGCATGTGTCCCGGCTACTGTCGCGGAGCTTCGCCCGTCTGCGATCCGCAAACAGGATCGACGCCTAACCGGGACGGGCGACCCGTTCCTGCACAGATATGTCGACATGGCGCTACAGCGTGTTGCCGACATGTGACATTCTGCAGGAACCGCGTTTGCCGTGGTGCCGCCTCCGGTATTCAGGTGGAGGTACGACTCCTCGGCCCGCCCGGGCCGGGGACGCCGCAGCGACCCGTCCGCGACCTCAAGGGGGTGGCATGTCCGTAGAACTGGGCAGCTCAAAGGTGCTTGCCGCGATTCCCGCGCCGGCACCACACGTGCATGACGACGTCGACGCCATCAACACCCGCTCGCTCTCCCGCTCCCTGTTCCTGCGGCTGGCCACGCTCGACAAGGACTGCGCGGAGCGCGCTTACGTGCGCGACACGCTCATCGAACTCAACCTCCCGCTCGTGCGGTACGCGGCCGCCCGCTTCCGCAGCCGCAACGAGCCGATGGAGGACATCGTCCAGGTCGGCACCATCGGCCTGATCAAGGCCATCGACCGTTTCGACTGCGAACGCGGCGTGGAATTCCCGACGTTCGCGATGCCGACGGTCGTCGGCGAGATCAAACGCTTCTTCCGCGACACGTCCTGGTCCGTCCGCGTCCCGCGCCGGCTCCAGGAGCTGCGGCTGGCCCTCACCAAGGCCAGCGACGAGCTGGCCCAGAAGCTCGACCGCTCCCCCACGGTGCCCGAACTCGCCCTGTGCCTCGGGGTGTCGGAGGAGGACGTCGTCGACGGCCTCGCGGTCGGCAACGCCTACACCGCCTCCTCGCTCGACTCGCCCTCCCCCGAGGACGACGGCGGCGAGGGCTCCCTCGCGGACCGCCTCGGCTACGAGGACACCGCGCTGGAGGGCGTCGAGTACCGCGAGTCCCTCAAGCCCCTGCTGGCCAAACTCCCGCCCCGGGAGCGCCAGATCATCATGCTGCGCTTCTTCGCCAACATGACGCAGTCCCAGATCGGCGAGGAGGTCGGCATCTCCCAGATGCATGTCTCCCGGCTGCTCACCCGCACTCTGGCTCAGCTGCGCGAAGGACTCATCGCCGATTGAGGAACGGTCCGCCGGGGGACGGCTGCCACCCGCAGCTCCGGGTCGCTCGGCGGACAGCAACGAGAGCGGAAACGGGCCGAAGCGGCCCCGTACGCGGTCCTCGTGCGGTCCTGCGCGACGTTCGCGCGCGACCGCGGGGAAGGGCCGCCGAGCACGCCTCACGACGCCGCAGGGAGCCCCTGGGGCGTTGTCGCACACACCCCTATACATCTGATGGGCCGTCAGCAACACTGTGCCGATGCGACGGACGACGACTGTTGCCTCCGCCTCGGCGGCCGTGCTCTGCCTGGGCGTCCTCCTCACCGGCTGCGGTGACGCGGCCGGATCCGGCTATGCCGCGGTGGGCGCGCAAGGTCCCTCCGACAACTCCGCGCCGCACACGCCCGTACCGCCCCGCGGCGGCGTCGAACTGACCCCGCTGGACGGCACCGACGGCCCCGGCACCGGCGGCCCCAGCCGCTCCCCGGGCAGCCCGGGAACGACCGCCGGCACGCATCCGGCGTCCCTCGGTACCGCCGCCCCGTCCCCCTCCCCCACCGGCCCCGGCGACACCGCGGGCACCAACACCCCTGCCCCGCCCGGGAATTCGCCCAGGCCGCGGCCGAGCGGCACGGCCACACCCGCGCCGCCCTCGCCCACTCTTCCCACGGGCCCTGGCGCCCCCGCCGGTCTCCTCGTGGGCGAACCCGCCCTCGCCGCCACGGACGTCCGCTGGTGCCAGCAGGTCACCCTCGACTTCCTCAACACCGGTGACCGCCCGGTCACTTCCGGGACCGTCACCTTCGGCACCCACATCATCGGCGCCCTCGGCATCGACTGGGCCACGATCAGCTCCGACCACAGGCTGCCGCTGCCGCTCACCCCCGGCAGGCCGGCGACCGGAACCTGGCGGGTGTGCGTGGACGCCTGGCGGGTCCCGCTGGGCATGCACCTCGACACCGAGGACGTCACGTTCACCTGGCGGTGAGCCCGGCGCCCCGCGCGCGACGCTCCCCGAAGGCGCCCCGGAGGTTCCCACCCGAATGGCGATGAGTTCCGCACGGCGCGACGGTCGATACACAGAGCGGCCGGCCCGTCCGGTGCCGTCGCCACGCCACACGCCAGGAGGGCGCCATGCCGAAGATCACTCCCACCCTGTGGTTCGACACCCAGGGCCTGGAAGCGGCCGAGTTCTACTGCTCGGTGTTCCCGAACTCGAAGATCAGGGCCGTCACGCACTACAACGAGGCCGGTCCGCGCCCGGCCGGCACCGTGCTGACCGTCGAGTTCACGCTGGACGGCCAGGACTACACCGCGCTCAACGGGGGCCCGGAGTTCACCTTCAGCGAGGCGGTCTCCCTCTCGGTCACCTGTGCCGACCAGAAGGAGATCGACTACTACTGGACCCGGCTCGCCGAGGGCGGCGAGGAGGGACCCTGCGGCTGGCTGAAGGACAGGTACGGACTGTCCTGGCAGGTGGTACCCGAGGGAATGGCCGAGGTCCTCAACGACCCGGACCAGTCCCGCGCGACCCGCGCCATGAAGGCGCTGATGGGCATGAAGAAGCTCGACATCGCGGCCCTGAAGGCGGCGGCGGACCAGGGTTGACGCCCCAACACCGGCTGCCCCGGCGGGACATGCCCCGGCCGGGGTGCCGCGCCGCGTCAGCGGCGGTCCGGCGCGCCGTCCGGTCCGCCGGGCGGTCAGCCCAGCGCGAGCCAGGCCGCCCCCGCCACCACGAGGATCGCGACGATCACGCCGGCGATGAGGCCCACGCGGGGGCCGCTCGGCTGCTGCGGGGCCGCGGGGCGCGGGCCGCCCGCCTGCGGGGTGCCGCCCTCGTCGACGAAGGCTCGGAACATCTGCGTGCTGCCCGCCGGGTCGTAGTTGCCCTCGGCCTGGTTCTGCGGGTTGGTCGCCATGGGGAAGGACCCTAGCGAACCGGGCGCGCCGGGGCACCCCTGGGGCGCATGTCCTCCGCGCGCGTGCGGGGCCGCGGGCCGTGACGAAAGCGTCCGGCGCGTACGCAGCGCACACGGGGCGGCACGTGATGCGTACATGGCAGTCCGTCGACGTCCCCACCGGGGCCGCCGCGAAGGGGCACGGCGCGGCAAAGGGTGCGTACCCGGCACCGTCGCGCCGCCTAGCTCATCGACCAGCGCCTTTACGCGCTAAATCGTCTTTCTTGGCCGGATCACGGCGCGGAATTTGCCATTCCCTTTCCTCAGACTCCGTCGAATCGTTTGCCTTCAGCAACCAACAGTGTTTATGGTTGCCCCAAGCAACAAAAGGTGTGCGAAGGTGACGAGGCGCGGAGGAGCCGATGGCCGCTCACAGTCAGTACGAAGAGCTGGCCCGGCAACTGAGCGCCATCGGGGCCGTCAAGCGGGAGATGGGGCGGATGCTGCCCCAGGAATGCCCGCCCGCGTCGGCCGGTGTGCTCACGCTTCTCGACCGCCACGGCGAGATGCGGATGAGCCAGCTGGCCGAGCTGCTCGCGATCGACATGTCGGTGACCAGCCGGCACGTCGCCCACGTCGCCGAGCGCGGCTGGATCGAGCGGAAGCCCGATCCGGCGGACAAGCGGTCGCGGCTGCTGCGACTGACCCCGAGCGGCAGGCAGCTCCTGGACGAGCTGGCCCGGCGCTACACCCAGACCCTCGCCCGGTACCTGGACGACTGGACCGACGACGACGTCGGGCACCTCGTCGAGCTGCTCGCCAGGCTCCGTTCGAGCTTCGGCGACTGCCGCATCCGGGCGCACCACGACTCCCCCGCCGCGACCCGTACACCCGCAGCAGGATGACAAGGAAGTAAGGAACCACATGGCCACGACCTCACCAGCCGGTGTGCGGGGCGGGCGCGCCAAGCATGGGGGCGGTCACAGCGCCCCCGGCGGTGCGCCCATGACGCACCGTCAGATCATGGAGGCGCTCTCCGGGCTGCTGCTCGGCATGTTCGTCGCCATCCTGTCGTCGACGATCGTCTCCAACGCGCTGCCGCACATCATCCACGACCTGCACGGCGGGCAGAGCGCGTACACCTGGGTCGTCACCGCCGCGCTGCTGGCGATGACCGCGACCACCCCGCTGTGGGGCAAGCTCTCCGACCTGTTCAGCAAGAAGGCGCTCGTCCAGATCGCCCTGGTCATCTACGTCGGCGGCTCGGTCGTCGCCGGTCTGTCGCAGAACACCGGCATGCTGATCGCCTGCCGCGTGGTGCAGGGCATAGGCGTGGGCGGTCTGTCCGCCCTCGCCCAGATCGTGATGGCCGCGATGATCTCCCCGCGGGAGCGCGGGCGTTACAGCGGCTACCTGGGCGCGACCTTCGCGGTCGCGACCGTCGGCGGCCCGCTGCTCGGCGGTGTCATCACCGACACCAGCTGGCTCGGCTGGCGCTGGTGCTTCTACGTCGGTGTGCCGTTCGCGGTGCTCGCGCTGATCGTGCTCCAGAAGACGCTGAAGCTGCCGGTCGTCAAGCGCGAGGGCGTGAAGGTCGACTGGGCCGGCTCGTTCTTCGTGGCCGCCGCGGTGACGCTGCTGCTGGTGTGGGTGACCCTGGCCGGCAAGAACTACGACTGGATCTCCTGGCAGACCTTCGCCATGGTCGGCGGGGCGGTCGTGCTCGCGCTGGTCTTCGTGGTCGTCGAGTCGAAGGCCGCGGAACCGCTGATCCCGCTGCGGCTGTTCCGCAACAAGACGATCACGCTCGCCGCGCTCGCCTCGATGTTCGTCGGCGTCTCCATGTACAGCGGCACGGTCTTCTTCTCGCAGTACTTCCAGCTGGCGCACGGCAAGACCCCGACGATGTCCGGCGTCATGACCATCCCGATGGTCATGGGCCTGTTCCTCTCCTCGATGATCTCCGGCCAGATCATCACCCGCACCGGACGCTGGAAGGTCTTCCTCGTCAGCGGCGGTGTGCTGCTCACCGCGGGCCTCGCCCTGCTGGGCACGCTGCGCGCCGACACCCCGTACTGGCACTCGGCGGTCTACATGGCCCTGATGGGCCTCGGCGTCGGCATGATGATGCAGAACCTGGTCCTGGCGACCCAGAACCAGGTCGCGCCGCAGGACATCGGCTCGGCCAGCTCGCTGGTCACCTTCTTCCGTACCCTCGGGGGTGCGGTGGGCGTTTCGGCGCTCGGCGCGGCGCTCGCCAACCGGGTCACGCACTACGTCACCGACGGCCTGACCGCTCTCGGCCCCAGGGCCGCGGCGGCGGCGAGCCACGGCAGCACCGGGAGCGAAGGAATTCCGGACCTGTCGTCGCTGCCCGCCCCGATCCGGTCGATCATGGAGGACGCATACGGTCACGGCGTCGGCGATGTCTTCCTCTACGCGGCCCCGTGCGCCCTTCTCGCCCTGCTTCTCACCCTGTTCATCAAGGAGGTCGCCTTGCGCAGCAAGTCCGGTTCGGAGCGCGTCCTCGCCGGAGACGGCGACAGCGACGAGTCCCCGGCCCCCGCCGCCGCCCCGGCGTCGGCCGCGGTCCCCGCCGAGGAGCGGGAGCCCGCCCTCGTCGGTGCCGTCCCGTCCCCGTCCGAGGACGACGGACTGCACACGCCCTCGTGGGCGCAGCCGGCCCCGGCGGCACAGCCCCTGGCGGCGTACGCGTCCGCCGGCGGCGGTGGCGGTGACGCCGCACCGTCCGGCCCCGCGGTCCACGGCTACGTCCGCAACGCCGAGGGCAACCCGGTGCCCCGCTCGGCGGTCACGCTGATCTCGCTCGGCGGGCGGCAGTTGGGCCGCGCGGTCGCCCAGGCCAACGGCTCGTATGTGCTGAGCGCCCCCGGCGCCGGCTCGTACGTGCTGATAGCCGCGGCCGACGGCCACCAGCCGCAGGCGTCCACCGTCGTCGTCGGCGAGACGCCCCACGGCTTCGACATCCAGCTCAGCGGCACCGGCGGCCTCGGCGGCCAGGTCCGCAGCGCGGTCACCGGCGAGCCGGTGGGCGGTGCGATGGTCGTCGTCACCGACGTCCGCGGCGAGGTGCTGGCGACCGGAACCGCCAACGCCGAGGGCCACTTCTCCTTCGCCGAACTCGCGCCGGGCAGCTTCACCGTCGCGGTGAACGCGGCCGGCTTCCGGCCCACCGCACAGCCCGTCGAGGTCGGCGGCCAGGGCACCACCCGCATCGAGATCGCGCTGCTGTCCGGCGCCCGGGTCCAGGGCGTCGTACGGGCCGGGGCGAACCGCGTCCCGCTGGCCGACGCGCGGGTCACGCTGGTGGACGCCGCGGGCAACGTCGTGGCCACCTCCACCACCGGGTCGGACGGCGCGTACGCCTTCGCCGACCTGGACGCCGGCGACTACACGGTCATCGCGAGCGGCTACCCGCCGGTCGCCACCGGCCTCGCCGTCGACGCGCACGGGGTGGACGGCTACGACGTCCAGCTCGCGCACCCCGGGGACTGACCGGAGCCGGGCCCGTCCGGCACAGCGGCGGGCCCGGGACACCAAGACCCCGGACCGGGGCGCGCGTTGAGCGGAGGCGCACCCCGGCCCGGACCCCAGGGCTCCGGCCGGCGGCGCTGCGCACAGGCAGGGGACGGCCTGCACGCCGCCGGCCGGAGCCCGACGAGGACGGGGCCGGCCAGGGCCCGGAACCACACGTACCAGGGCCCTGCGGAGCCCGGCACTCCCCCACGCTCCCGGCTTCGCCCGGCGGGCAGGGGAACCCCCAACAGGCAACAAACGGGAGAGGCAATGACTTCGACGGGCGCGGGAGCTGCGGGAGTACGGGCGCAGGTCCGCACACGGGACGGCTGGGCGGTACAGCACGCCGTACTGACCGTCACCGACATGACAGGCGCGCAGGTGCTGCGTGCGACCGCCGACGAGGAGGGCCGGATCCGCAGCGGGGAACCGCTGGCCGCCGGCCCGTACACGGTCATCGTGACGGCCGTCGGCTACGCACCGGTCGCCTCCAGCGCGATCGTGACGGCGAGCGGCCGGATGGACGTCGGCACCGTCGTCCTGGCCCGCCAGGGCGGGGCCGAACTGCCGCCGCCCGGCCCCTGGACCATCGACCCCATGCACTCCACGGTGGGCGCGGTCGCCCAGCACCTGGGCATCTCCAGCGTGCACGGCCGCTTCACCGAGTTCAGCGGCCGGATAGACATCGCCCAGGACATCGAGAAGTCCCGCGTCGAGGCCGTGATCAAGGCCGCGTCCATCGACACCGGCAACGGCATGCGCGACGGCCACCTGCGCAACGAGGACTTCCTCAACGTCGACGTCTACCCCGAGATCACCTACCGCAGCACCGGCCTGGAGCCCGCCGGCCCGGACCGCTGGACCGTCCACGGCGACCTCGCCCTGCACGGCGTCGTCCGCCCCGTGGACCTCGGCCTCAGCTACCTCGGCACCGGCCCCGACCCGTGGGGCGGCGTCCGTGCCGCGTTCCGCGCCACCGCCGAACTGCGCCGCGAGGACTTCAAGATGAACTACAACCAGGTCGTCGCCGCCGGTATCGCCGCCATCGGCACCACCCTCAAGGTCGAACTCGACGTCC
This window encodes:
- a CDS encoding DUF2127 domain-containing protein, whose protein sequence is MKIDWDRRTCARRGHITYLPHEEHHQAKLRAATAHGEAWRCLRCGDFVLGDPLGTGPAANAPQVPRGKVLRDLFILRFLAVERAVRGVFIVLAAIAVWKFSNSQDAVRQFFDKNLDAIRPVAVHFHYDLDHSPVVDTIRKTFGYKHSTLVLVASLLLAYALIEIVEGVGLWRAKRWAEYLTVVATAAFLPLEIYELTEKVSWLKIATLAINILAVLYIAVAKRLFGLRGGRTAFDEERQSSSLLETGTPAAMPAAAHNG
- a CDS encoding Dabb family protein; translated protein: MIRHLVLFKLNDGVSRDEERVQAGVRAFTELERQIPELAFWECAWNITDRPIAHDFAINSAVADTDALKRYLEHPAHQAAAAQWREFATWVIADYEF
- a CDS encoding RNA polymerase sigma factor SigF, coding for MTVTARTAPRAPSRESRSADTRALTQVLFAELAGLEPGTPEHTRVRAALIEANLPLVRYAAARFRSRNEPMEDVIQVGTIGLINAIDRFDPDRGVQFPTFAMPTVVGEIKRYFRDNVRTVHVPRRLHELWVQVNGATEDLTVLHGRSPTTAEIAERLKIGEDEVLACLEAGRSYHATSLEAAQEGDGLPGLLDRLGYEDPELAGVEHRDLVRHLLVQLPEREQRILLLRYYSNLTQSQISAELGVSQMHVSRLLSRSFARLRSANRIDA
- a CDS encoding RNA polymerase sigma factor SigF, whose amino-acid sequence is MSVELGSSKVLAAIPAPAPHVHDDVDAINTRSLSRSLFLRLATLDKDCAERAYVRDTLIELNLPLVRYAAARFRSRNEPMEDIVQVGTIGLIKAIDRFDCERGVEFPTFAMPTVVGEIKRFFRDTSWSVRVPRRLQELRLALTKASDELAQKLDRSPTVPELALCLGVSEEDVVDGLAVGNAYTASSLDSPSPEDDGGEGSLADRLGYEDTALEGVEYRESLKPLLAKLPPRERQIIMLRFFANMTQSQIGEEVGISQMHVSRLLTRTLAQLREGLIAD
- a CDS encoding VOC family protein; this translates as MPKITPTLWFDTQGLEAAEFYCSVFPNSKIRAVTHYNEAGPRPAGTVLTVEFTLDGQDYTALNGGPEFTFSEAVSLSVTCADQKEIDYYWTRLAEGGEEGPCGWLKDRYGLSWQVVPEGMAEVLNDPDQSRATRAMKALMGMKKLDIAALKAAADQG
- a CDS encoding MarR family winged helix-turn-helix transcriptional regulator, yielding MAAHSQYEELARQLSAIGAVKREMGRMLPQECPPASAGVLTLLDRHGEMRMSQLAELLAIDMSVTSRHVAHVAERGWIERKPDPADKRSRLLRLTPSGRQLLDELARRYTQTLARYLDDWTDDDVGHLVELLARLRSSFGDCRIRAHHDSPAATRTPAAG
- a CDS encoding MFS transporter, producing the protein MATTSPAGVRGGRAKHGGGHSAPGGAPMTHRQIMEALSGLLLGMFVAILSSTIVSNALPHIIHDLHGGQSAYTWVVTAALLAMTATTPLWGKLSDLFSKKALVQIALVIYVGGSVVAGLSQNTGMLIACRVVQGIGVGGLSALAQIVMAAMISPRERGRYSGYLGATFAVATVGGPLLGGVITDTSWLGWRWCFYVGVPFAVLALIVLQKTLKLPVVKREGVKVDWAGSFFVAAAVTLLLVWVTLAGKNYDWISWQTFAMVGGAVVLALVFVVVESKAAEPLIPLRLFRNKTITLAALASMFVGVSMYSGTVFFSQYFQLAHGKTPTMSGVMTIPMVMGLFLSSMISGQIITRTGRWKVFLVSGGVLLTAGLALLGTLRADTPYWHSAVYMALMGLGVGMMMQNLVLATQNQVAPQDIGSASSLVTFFRTLGGAVGVSALGAALANRVTHYVTDGLTALGPRAAAAASHGSTGSEGIPDLSSLPAPIRSIMEDAYGHGVGDVFLYAAPCALLALLLTLFIKEVALRSKSGSERVLAGDGDSDESPAPAAAPASAAVPAEEREPALVGAVPSPSEDDGLHTPSWAQPAPAAQPLAAYASAGGGGGDAAPSGPAVHGYVRNAEGNPVPRSAVTLISLGGRQLGRAVAQANGSYVLSAPGAGSYVLIAAADGHQPQASTVVVGETPHGFDIQLSGTGGLGGQVRSAVTGEPVGGAMVVVTDVRGEVLATGTANAEGHFSFAELAPGSFTVAVNAAGFRPTAQPVEVGGQGTTRIEIALLSGARVQGVVRAGANRVPLADARVTLVDAAGNVVATSTTGSDGAYAFADLDAGDYTVIASGYPPVATGLAVDAHGVDGYDVQLAHPGD
- a CDS encoding YceI family protein, with protein sequence MTSTGAGAAGVRAQVRTRDGWAVQHAVLTVTDMTGAQVLRATADEEGRIRSGEPLAAGPYTVIVTAVGYAPVASSAIVTASGRMDVGTVVLARQGGAELPPPGPWTIDPMHSTVGAVAQHLGISSVHGRFTEFSGRIDIAQDIEKSRVEAVIKAASIDTGNGMRDGHLRNEDFLNVDVYPEITYRSTGLEPAGPDRWTVHGDLALHGVVRPVDLGLSYLGTGPDPWGGVRAAFRATAELRREDFKMNYNQVVAAGIAAIGTTLKVELDVQAVQGETLPMG